Proteins encoded together in one Lathyrus oleraceus cultivar Zhongwan6 chromosome 5, CAAS_Psat_ZW6_1.0, whole genome shotgun sequence window:
- the LOC127087048 gene encoding double-stranded RNA-binding protein 2 isoform X1, with product MYKNQLQELAQRSCFNLPSYTCIREGPDHAPRFKATVNFNGEIFESPQYCSTLRQAEHSAAEVALNSLSHRGPSHSLAAKILDETGVYKNLLQEIAQRVGAPLPQYTTFRSGLGHLPVFTGIVELAGITFTGEPAKNKKQAEKNAAMAAWSSLKLLAKESASSSTEPENNDELEQITIARALLNYRLKEKMSMSNRNAPIPFQKKFQIQNLRPTSSQPPATTSKILPLICPKTGPRNKPSSATSNENPRSRHPPTTATGDKSIVQPPQSYALENWMTRPPRFPAAGAAPYVPIRQMRSPCHGIAPPVAMRTVVPVFSAPPLPPPASVHQVIRALPVRVAPPVSIRQAIPVFAAPPPRKDESPPSRSDLPARLEQDKLPAKILETDKTENCPPQPETLQSLEQLKI from the exons ATGTACAAGAACCAGCTTCAAGAGCTGGCGCAGAGGAGCTGCTTCAATCTTCCTTCATACACTTGTATCCGAGAAGGTCCCGATCACGCGCCGAGGTTTAAAGCTACCGTTAACTTTAACGGCGAGATCTTCGAGAGTCCTCAGTACTGTTCAACTTTACGTCAAGCTGAACATTCCGCTGCCGAAGTAGCGCTCAATTCGCTTTCCCACCGTGGTCCTTCTCACTCACTCGCCGCTAAGATCCTC GATGAGACTGGAGTTTACAAGAACCTCTTACAGGAAATTGCACAGCGAGTAGGGGCTCCATTGCCTCAGTACACAACATTCAGATCAGGCCTAGGACATTTACCTGTTTTTACTGGGATAGTAGAATTAGCTGGAATCACATTTACTGGTGAACCTGCCAAGAATAAGAAACAAGCCGAGAAAAATGCAGCCATGGCAGCTTGGTCATCTTTAAAGCTAT TGGCAAAAGAGAGTGCTAGCTCTTCAACTGAACCTGAGAACAATGACGAATTAGAACAGATCACGATAGCTCGGGCTTTGCTGAACTACCGTCTGAAGGAAAAGATGTCAATGTCTAACCGAAATGCTCCAATTCCATTTCAGAAGAAGTTTCAGATTCAAAATCTCAGGCCAACTAGTTCTCAACCTCCTGCTACCACATCAAAGATCCTTCCCCTAATTTGCCCAAAGACAGGACCTCGAAACAAACCTTCATCGGCAACATCAAATGAAAATCCGCGAAGCAGGCATCCGCCAACAACAGCAACCGGTGACAAGTCCATTGTGCAGCCGCCACAATCTTATGCACTAGAAAACTGGATGACCCGTCCTCCAAGGTTCCCTGCCGCAGGAGCAGCACCTTATGTTCCCATTCGACAAATGAGATCACCTTGCCATGGGATTGCACCTCCAGTGGCTATGAGGACGGTAGTACCCGTGTTCTCTGCACCACCTCTTCCACCACCCGCCTCAGTTCATCAGGTTATACGGGCTCTGCCTGTACGAGTTGCTCCTCCGGTAAGTATTCGACAAGCTATTCCTGTATTTGCTGCCCCGCCACCAAGAAAAGATGAATCTCCCCCCAGCCGAAGTGATCTACCTGCCCGTCTTGAACAAGATAAGCTTCCAGCTAAAATTCTAGAGACGGACAAGACTGAGAACTGCCCACCACAACCAGAGACTTTGCAGAGTTTGGAGCAGCTGAAAATTTGA
- the LOC127087048 gene encoding double-stranded RNA-binding protein 2 isoform X2, with protein sequence MNSADETGVYKNLLQEIAQRVGAPLPQYTTFRSGLGHLPVFTGIVELAGITFTGEPAKNKKQAEKNAAMAAWSSLKLLAKESASSSTEPENNDELEQITIARALLNYRLKEKMSMSNRNAPIPFQKKFQIQNLRPTSSQPPATTSKILPLICPKTGPRNKPSSATSNENPRSRHPPTTATGDKSIVQPPQSYALENWMTRPPRFPAAGAAPYVPIRQMRSPCHGIAPPVAMRTVVPVFSAPPLPPPASVHQVIRALPVRVAPPVSIRQAIPVFAAPPPRKDESPPSRSDLPARLEQDKLPAKILETDKTENCPPQPETLQSLEQLKI encoded by the exons ATGAACAGTGCT GATGAGACTGGAGTTTACAAGAACCTCTTACAGGAAATTGCACAGCGAGTAGGGGCTCCATTGCCTCAGTACACAACATTCAGATCAGGCCTAGGACATTTACCTGTTTTTACTGGGATAGTAGAATTAGCTGGAATCACATTTACTGGTGAACCTGCCAAGAATAAGAAACAAGCCGAGAAAAATGCAGCCATGGCAGCTTGGTCATCTTTAAAGCTAT TGGCAAAAGAGAGTGCTAGCTCTTCAACTGAACCTGAGAACAATGACGAATTAGAACAGATCACGATAGCTCGGGCTTTGCTGAACTACCGTCTGAAGGAAAAGATGTCAATGTCTAACCGAAATGCTCCAATTCCATTTCAGAAGAAGTTTCAGATTCAAAATCTCAGGCCAACTAGTTCTCAACCTCCTGCTACCACATCAAAGATCCTTCCCCTAATTTGCCCAAAGACAGGACCTCGAAACAAACCTTCATCGGCAACATCAAATGAAAATCCGCGAAGCAGGCATCCGCCAACAACAGCAACCGGTGACAAGTCCATTGTGCAGCCGCCACAATCTTATGCACTAGAAAACTGGATGACCCGTCCTCCAAGGTTCCCTGCCGCAGGAGCAGCACCTTATGTTCCCATTCGACAAATGAGATCACCTTGCCATGGGATTGCACCTCCAGTGGCTATGAGGACGGTAGTACCCGTGTTCTCTGCACCACCTCTTCCACCACCCGCCTCAGTTCATCAGGTTATACGGGCTCTGCCTGTACGAGTTGCTCCTCCGGTAAGTATTCGACAAGCTATTCCTGTATTTGCTGCCCCGCCACCAAGAAAAGATGAATCTCCCCCCAGCCGAAGTGATCTACCTGCCCGTCTTGAACAAGATAAGCTTCCAGCTAAAATTCTAGAGACGGACAAGACTGAGAACTGCCCACCACAACCAGAGACTTTGCAGAGTTTGGAGCAGCTGAAAATTTGA